One genomic segment of Desulfovibrio sp. UCD-KL4C includes these proteins:
- a CDS encoding N-6 DNA methylase translates to MVTNKKRGRYYTPPKLAKWISQRVLNMVQGFGHVRILEPSCGDGVFFRAIEECDSQEALQVDGVEIESEVLNQAQTSYPSATLFNKDFLLWNSTQAYDIILGNPPYISKKNLTADQATACKNIHIEAGLANREISNIWTSFVVKSSRILSSHGIMAFVIPTELLQVKYAQEIRTYLLNNFERIEIISFKKLAFETLEQDTVILIASKTADENGFFFTEVDSIEELCQAPMRLRRRDGAENTKWTSFILDEEELSLVDRLNQLCKPISSYCSSVAGIVTAANNYFIVSQEIVDKYSLNKHVKPIIQKGMFVNGAARYTHENYEQLRTNGKPCFLLDLNGVDKHKFNQGLIDYLAIGTDKSIHTRYKCSLRQRWHDVPSIWKSEGFFFKRGHEYPKVLDNQAKVLVTDAAYRIRMNDKFSMDKFVMSFYNSLTLLCSELYGRYYGGGVLEITPNEFKTLPLPYTEETRNYRHFLNSFEAKENIETFLQTNDRHILHSIPGITNTEIGMLQQTYKKVKCRRLRTTHNTL, encoded by the coding sequence GTGGTTACAAATAAAAAAAGAGGTAGATATTATACTCCGCCTAAGCTTGCCAAATGGATATCACAAAGAGTGTTAAACATGGTTCAAGGCTTTGGCCATGTTCGCATTCTTGAACCTAGTTGTGGAGATGGCGTTTTCTTTAGAGCTATAGAAGAGTGTGATAGTCAAGAAGCATTGCAAGTTGATGGTGTCGAAATTGAATCAGAAGTACTTAACCAAGCCCAAACAAGTTACCCTTCTGCAACGCTATTTAACAAAGACTTTCTTTTGTGGAACAGTACCCAAGCATATGATATAATCCTTGGCAATCCTCCATACATAAGCAAGAAAAATCTTACTGCAGATCAAGCTACGGCCTGCAAAAACATTCATATTGAAGCGGGATTAGCGAACAGAGAAATATCTAATATTTGGACTTCATTTGTCGTAAAGTCTTCACGGATACTCTCTTCACATGGTATTATGGCATTTGTAATCCCTACAGAATTACTGCAAGTCAAATATGCACAAGAAATCAGAACATATTTATTGAATAATTTTGAACGTATAGAAATAATATCTTTTAAAAAACTTGCTTTTGAAACACTTGAGCAAGATACTGTAATATTAATTGCCAGCAAAACAGCGGACGAAAATGGATTTTTCTTCACCGAAGTTGATTCAATCGAAGAACTCTGCCAAGCCCCAATGCGCCTACGCAGGCGAGATGGCGCTGAAAACACTAAATGGACATCTTTTATTTTAGATGAAGAGGAGCTCAGTTTAGTAGACAGACTAAATCAACTCTGCAAGCCAATTTCGAGCTACTGTTCTTCTGTCGCTGGAATTGTAACAGCCGCAAACAATTATTTTATAGTTTCACAGGAGATCGTTGATAAATATTCGTTAAACAAACACGTCAAACCCATCATCCAAAAAGGGATGTTTGTTAACGGCGCTGCTCGTTACACTCATGAGAACTACGAACAGTTACGTACAAACGGCAAACCATGCTTCTTACTTGATTTGAATGGGGTAGATAAACACAAATTTAATCAGGGCTTGATTGACTATCTTGCAATAGGAACTGATAAATCAATTCACACCAGGTACAAATGCTCTCTACGGCAACGGTGGCATGACGTCCCTTCTATATGGAAAAGCGAAGGATTCTTTTTCAAAAGAGGACATGAATATCCTAAGGTGCTGGACAACCAAGCTAAAGTTCTTGTTACAGATGCTGCTTATCGAATTCGCATGAATGACAAATTTTCCATGGATAAATTTGTCATGTCCTTCTACAACTCATTAACTTTGCTCTGTTCCGAACTATACGGAAGGTACTACGGTGGAGGAGTTCTCGAAATTACTCCCAATGAATTCAAAACCCTCCCATTGCCGTATACAGAAGAAACGCGGAACTATAGACACTTTTTAAATTCTTTCGAAGCAAAAGAAAACATCGAGACATTTCTTCAAACAAACGATCGACACATTCTCCATTCTATCCCTGGAATAACAAATACTGAGATCGGAATGCTCCAACAAACATACAAAAAAGTAAAATGTAGACGCTTGAGGACAACACATAACACACTATAG
- a CDS encoding DUF6602 domain-containing protein, with product MNAIEYQKSLSKELEIVKNRVRSLIGSRHWGEEGRFKEAVLKNMLRKVLPKNRSVGTGFIVNSNDSTQLSKQIDIIVYDSDLPVLFSEGDFIITTMENVKAVVEVKSSIGNGNNTLNRVVEDFNLCINPIVGQFDIGNVFFGIFAYECSVANLVQCVERSGVSAGGVINHLALGKDYFVRRWGGGQSERLGVQNYSGNDFYNVYRMNNLSYSYFISNLIHQVCGGLRNRSWFSFPIEGTKEINREGTVFCQEGD from the coding sequence ATGAATGCTATCGAATATCAAAAATCTTTGTCCAAAGAACTTGAGATCGTAAAAAATCGTGTACGGAGTCTAATTGGTAGTCGGCATTGGGGGGAAGAAGGAAGGTTTAAGGAAGCCGTTTTAAAGAATATGTTGCGGAAGGTCCTTCCTAAAAATAGGTCGGTGGGTACAGGATTTATAGTCAATTCTAATGATTCAACTCAGCTGAGTAAACAGATAGATATAATTGTGTATGATAGTGATTTGCCCGTATTGTTTTCTGAAGGTGATTTTATTATTACAACGATGGAAAATGTGAAAGCTGTTGTTGAAGTTAAGTCTAGCATTGGAAATGGAAACAATACTCTTAATAGAGTTGTCGAGGATTTTAATTTATGCATTAACCCCATTGTTGGTCAGTTTGACATTGGCAATGTTTTTTTTGGTATTTTTGCTTATGAGTGTTCTGTCGCCAACCTTGTACAGTGTGTAGAAAGATCTGGAGTTAGTGCTGGAGGGGTGATAAACCATTTAGCACTAGGGAAAGATTATTTCGTTCGTAGATGGGGTGGAGGTCAGTCTGAAAGGCTTGGGGTCCAAAATTACTCCGGAAATGATTTTTACAATGTCTATAGAATGAATAATCTTTCCTATTCTTACTTCATATCAAACCTGATTCATCAGGTCTGTGGAGGATTGAGGAACCGAAGTTGGTTCTCTTTTCCAATCGAAGGAACAAAAGAGATTAATAGAGAGGGGACTGTTTTTTGTCAGGAAGGAGATTAA
- a CDS encoding diadenylate cyclase: MLSKKEESYFYRYCFNQLADIYSHISADIFVDFYFIKINHHRDSICSDEISIEGDGFGKDFGTEDRLRRKVYEYKAGVNKKGSFNVGMYILYYCDVIEKFVSEREGDNGFKWFISGNGLQYLKESYIFFVKLDKNIYKELQASSSEEGCDLQPTLIDKFNNEVRKELERVFRTDHTRTLVADLDWKMRSYQQLINKAGDSLLTDIQRDFNYSTRSFLFDNINEVAVRAYEGSQANGEIVISKPEAHGIEKLIEFKEPVEFEHTASVRKLLELTGEDTQLLSDATYIYGVGRFDTKNSTANSERIYVISFKQFFYWELYHRKKPIMGVKHGRVSFPQKKIDSCQIELDLKRIFHGIDDKDLSSLGLIIREMVQQRHGTLLVITSSAEEEAERLQKQSIPIQKVPLDQTLVQAISSIDGAVLIDPNANCHAIGVILDGVAQRGKGDSSRGARYNSAFRYYEHQSLDKEKQLYIVIVSEDGMIDTVPPITNRGC; encoded by the coding sequence ATGCTGAGTAAGAAAGAAGAATCATATTTTTATAGATATTGTTTCAATCAATTGGCGGATATCTATAGTCATATTAGTGCAGATATTTTTGTAGATTTTTATTTTATCAAGATAAATCATCATAGAGATAGTATTTGTAGTGATGAAATTTCGATTGAAGGCGATGGGTTTGGAAAAGATTTTGGGACGGAAGATAGGCTACGGAGAAAAGTCTATGAATATAAAGCAGGCGTAAATAAAAAAGGTAGTTTCAATGTTGGAATGTATATTTTATATTATTGTGATGTTATAGAAAAGTTTGTTAGTGAGCGTGAGGGGGATAATGGTTTTAAATGGTTTATATCTGGAAATGGTCTTCAATATTTGAAAGAAAGTTATATCTTTTTTGTCAAATTAGATAAGAATATATATAAGGAATTACAGGCCAGCAGTTCCGAGGAAGGTTGTGATCTCCAGCCGACCCTTATTGATAAGTTTAATAATGAGGTCCGAAAAGAATTAGAAAGGGTCTTTCGAACAGATCATACAAGGACGTTGGTTGCAGACTTAGATTGGAAAATGAGGAGCTATCAACAGCTAATTAATAAAGCTGGAGATTCATTGTTGACTGATATTCAAAGAGATTTTAATTATTCAACCCGATCATTCTTGTTTGACAATATTAACGAAGTGGCCGTGAGGGCATATGAAGGATCTCAAGCTAACGGTGAGATTGTAATTTCTAAGCCTGAAGCCCATGGCATTGAAAAGTTAATTGAATTCAAGGAGCCAGTTGAGTTTGAACATACTGCTTCAGTGAGAAAACTTTTGGAACTGACGGGGGAGGATACACAATTACTTTCTGATGCGACATATATTTACGGAGTTGGTAGATTTGACACTAAGAATTCGACGGCCAACTCTGAGAGAATATATGTAATAAGTTTCAAACAATTTTTTTACTGGGAACTATACCATAGAAAGAAGCCCATTATGGGTGTTAAGCATGGCAGAGTTAGTTTTCCCCAAAAAAAAATAGATAGTTGCCAAATAGAGTTAGATTTAAAGAGAATATTTCACGGGATAGATGATAAAGATTTGTCAAGTTTAGGCTTGATTATAAGAGAGATGGTTCAACAAAGACATGGAACTCTGTTAGTCATTACCTCTTCAGCTGAAGAAGAGGCTGAGCGCTTGCAAAAGCAAAGTATTCCAATACAAAAAGTACCCTTAGACCAAACTTTAGTACAAGCTATATCATCGATTGATGGAGCTGTATTGATTGATCCAAATGCTAATTGCCATGCAATAGGGGTTATTTTGGACGGTGTTGCCCAGAGGGGGAAGGGAGATTCATCACGTGGCGCACGATATAATTCTGCATTTAGGTATTATGAGCATCAGAGCCTCGACAAAGAGAAACAATTATACATAGTGATTGTTTCAGAGGACGGGATGATCGACACCGTACCTCCGATAACTAATAGAGGATGTTAA
- a CDS encoding efflux RND transporter permease subunit — MSDNLKPEPKRPVPRTLTEKVILFCLEQKLIVAILLIMVICGGIYTAPFNWKIDGIDRSPVPVDAIPDIGENQQIIFTKWLGRSPQDVEDQISYPLTVALLGVPGVKTVRSYSMFGFSTIYVIFKEDVDFYWSRSRLLEKLNSLPAGTLPAGIKPSLGPDATALGQVYWYTIEGHDPDGNPTGGWDLDELRSTQDWYVRYALLSAEGVSEVASVGGFVKEYQIDVDPDAMRAANVTLSEVYRAVKNSNLDVGARTIEINNAEYVIRGIGFIKKISDIESSVVKVVNNIPIHVRDVARVAEGPALRRGVLDKGGAEVVGGVAVVRYGENPLQVIDNIKSKIKAISPGLPSKILPDGTESKLTIVPFYDRSNLIHETLGTLNTALTEEILITIIVVLIAVMHLKSSLLISSLLPLAVLMSFMGMRVFKVDANIVALSGIAIAIGTMVDMGIIICENILKKLETAKEGVSRLKLIYDGTTEVGSAVMTAVATTIVSFMPVFAMDGAEGKLFKPLAYTKTFALLSSIIVALTILPPLAQLLFTARKKFTKGKQTYIHSGLYIISGIALSIMLKWWVGIFFIYLGIKHFILPFVPEKTHKFIGYAETWTIVGLVASVLTSSWLPLGPEKGMSNNYAFVALIIGSLMLFFELFRYNYARMLGWCLNHKLLFLSLPTFIIALGMSIWLGFGNLTSFLPDTIRTSAPYIKLAHTFPGLGKEFMPDLDEGAFLFMPTTMPHASIGEAHDVLRKQDMMIQSIPEVESAVGKLGRAETPLDPAPISMIETVINYKSEYVVSKSGERLRFKFDPDQKDYFRNVKGDLVPAKDGYPYLVQGYYARDDNGELIPDENGKPFRIWRSALSPELNPKRKSWKGITSPDDIWDEIVKAAKIPGVTSAPKLQPIAARIVMLQSGMRAPMGIKVKGPNLETLEKVALDLERLLKQVGSIQPEAVIADRIVGKPYLEIVIDREAIARYGIMLSQVQDVIEVAVGGKVVTTTVEGRERYPVRVRYMRELRDNIDDLGNILVSTPAGEQIPLSQLAEIKYIRGPQVIKSEDTFLVGYVLFDKKPGFAEVDVVEQTQTFLNSKIKSGELTIPAGVSYEFAGSYENQIRAQKKLAIILPLALMFIVLILYLQFKSLATTLMVFSGIFVAWSGGFLMVWMYGQPWFMHFTVFNTPMRELFQVAPINLSVAIWVGFLALFGIASDDGVIMATYLDETKNERKATSIPQIKQAIIKGAQRRIRPALMTSATTILALLPILTSTGRGSDIMVPMAIPSFGGMTVAILTVFVVPVLYCGVEEIKFRRK, encoded by the coding sequence ATGAGTGATAATTTAAAACCTGAACCAAAACGCCCTGTACCCCGCACCTTAACAGAAAAGGTCATACTGTTTTGCCTTGAGCAGAAACTGATTGTTGCCATCCTCTTGATTATGGTCATTTGCGGGGGAATATATACTGCGCCTTTCAACTGGAAAATTGACGGAATAGACAGATCCCCCGTCCCCGTTGATGCAATTCCTGATATCGGTGAGAATCAGCAGATTATTTTCACCAAATGGCTCGGTCGTTCCCCTCAGGATGTGGAAGATCAGATAAGTTATCCGCTGACCGTGGCCTTGCTAGGAGTACCAGGAGTAAAGACCGTTCGCAGTTACTCCATGTTCGGTTTCTCAACAATTTACGTCATTTTTAAAGAAGATGTAGACTTTTACTGGTCCCGTTCGCGATTGCTCGAAAAGCTTAACAGTCTTCCGGCAGGCACTCTTCCCGCGGGTATAAAACCGTCATTGGGGCCTGATGCAACCGCCTTAGGTCAGGTCTATTGGTACACAATTGAAGGGCACGACCCTGACGGCAATCCCACCGGAGGTTGGGACCTTGATGAATTGCGTTCAACACAGGACTGGTACGTCCGCTACGCTTTGCTCTCTGCTGAAGGAGTAAGTGAAGTGGCTTCGGTCGGAGGTTTTGTAAAAGAGTATCAGATTGATGTAGATCCCGATGCAATGAGAGCCGCTAATGTAACTCTTAGCGAAGTATACCGCGCTGTAAAAAATTCCAACCTTGATGTCGGCGCACGTACTATCGAAATTAACAACGCTGAATATGTCATCAGAGGTATCGGATTCATCAAAAAGATATCTGATATTGAAAGCTCAGTTGTTAAAGTTGTAAATAACATCCCTATCCATGTCCGCGATGTCGCACGGGTGGCTGAAGGTCCGGCCCTGCGTCGTGGAGTTCTGGACAAAGGCGGTGCAGAAGTTGTCGGCGGAGTTGCAGTTGTCCGCTATGGCGAAAATCCACTGCAGGTAATTGATAATATCAAAAGCAAGATAAAAGCTATTTCACCGGGATTACCCTCAAAGATTCTGCCGGACGGAACAGAAAGTAAACTGACGATTGTCCCCTTTTATGACCGCTCAAATCTGATTCATGAGACCCTCGGCACGCTTAACACAGCCCTGACTGAAGAAATACTGATCACTATCATTGTAGTCCTTATTGCGGTTATGCACCTTAAAAGTTCATTACTTATTTCTTCATTATTGCCTCTTGCCGTACTCATGAGCTTTATGGGTATGAGAGTCTTCAAGGTTGACGCAAATATTGTAGCTCTGTCAGGAATTGCAATTGCAATCGGAACCATGGTCGACATGGGGATTATCATCTGTGAAAACATACTGAAAAAACTCGAAACGGCAAAAGAGGGAGTCAGCCGTCTTAAACTTATTTACGATGGAACAACAGAAGTAGGCAGCGCAGTAATGACTGCTGTTGCGACTACAATCGTCAGCTTTATGCCTGTATTTGCCATGGACGGAGCTGAAGGAAAACTGTTCAAGCCGTTAGCTTATACTAAGACTTTTGCACTGTTGTCCTCTATAATTGTAGCTTTGACGATTTTACCGCCTTTAGCTCAACTTTTGTTTACTGCGCGTAAAAAATTTACCAAAGGGAAGCAGACCTATATTCATTCGGGCCTCTACATCATTTCAGGGATTGCTCTTTCCATAATGCTGAAATGGTGGGTTGGAATTTTCTTTATCTATCTAGGCATAAAACATTTTATATTACCATTTGTTCCAGAGAAGACTCATAAATTTATAGGTTACGCGGAAACATGGACAATTGTAGGTTTGGTCGCCTCCGTTCTTACAAGTTCGTGGCTGCCGCTCGGACCGGAAAAAGGCATGAGCAATAATTATGCTTTTGTAGCCTTAATTATCGGAAGTTTAATGCTCTTTTTCGAATTATTCCGTTACAACTACGCCAGAATGCTTGGATGGTGCCTTAATCATAAATTACTCTTTTTATCTCTGCCAACTTTTATCATTGCGTTGGGAATGTCTATCTGGCTTGGCTTCGGCAATCTTACATCATTCCTACCTGACACAATCAGAACCTCTGCTCCGTACATCAAACTGGCTCACACTTTCCCCGGCTTAGGTAAGGAATTTATGCCGGACCTTGATGAAGGCGCATTTTTGTTCATGCCCACCACTATGCCGCATGCATCCATAGGCGAAGCTCATGATGTTCTGCGTAAACAGGATATGATGATTCAATCTATTCCAGAAGTGGAATCGGCCGTTGGCAAACTCGGAAGAGCAGAAACGCCTCTCGATCCAGCGCCTATTTCCATGATCGAAACTGTCATTAATTATAAATCCGAATATGTTGTTAGTAAATCAGGAGAGAGACTCCGTTTTAAATTTGACCCCGATCAAAAAGACTACTTTCGCAATGTCAAAGGTGACCTTGTTCCGGCAAAGGACGGATATCCCTATTTAGTGCAAGGATACTATGCTAGAGACGACAATGGAGAACTTATCCCTGATGAAAATGGTAAACCTTTCAGAATTTGGCGATCTGCCCTTAGTCCAGAGCTGAATCCAAAACGCAAGAGCTGGAAAGGTATAACTTCTCCGGATGATATATGGGATGAAATAGTCAAAGCAGCTAAAATACCCGGAGTAACTTCCGCACCGAAACTGCAACCAATAGCCGCAAGAATTGTAATGCTGCAATCCGGCATGCGAGCTCCCATGGGCATCAAAGTTAAGGGCCCAAATCTGGAAACACTGGAAAAAGTAGCTCTTGATCTGGAAAGACTGCTCAAGCAGGTAGGGTCAATACAGCCGGAAGCCGTTATTGCCGACCGCATCGTGGGTAAACCATACCTTGAAATTGTCATCGATCGTGAAGCCATTGCAAGATATGGAATTATGCTTTCACAGGTACAGGATGTTATTGAAGTGGCTGTCGGCGGTAAGGTAGTGACAACGACTGTCGAAGGTCGTGAACGTTATCCTGTCAGGGTTCGCTACATGAGAGAGCTGCGCGATAACATAGATGATCTCGGCAATATTCTTGTAAGCACTCCGGCCGGAGAGCAAATCCCGCTCAGCCAACTGGCAGAGATAAAATATATTCGCGGACCGCAGGTCATCAAAAGTGAAGATACATTTCTGGTCGGCTACGTACTGTTCGACAAAAAACCAGGGTTTGCCGAAGTGGATGTAGTTGAGCAGACTCAGACTTTTCTTAATTCTAAAATTAAATCAGGCGAGCTGACTATTCCTGCCGGAGTGTCATACGAATTTGCAGGTAGTTATGAAAATCAGATCAGAGCACAAAAGAAACTTGCTATAATCCTGCCACTGGCACTGATGTTCATAGTACTTATTTTATATTTACAGTTCAAATCCCTAGCAACAACTCTAATGGTCTTTTCAGGCATTTTCGTTGCATGGTCCGGCGGATTTCTTATGGTATGGATGTACGGTCAACCGTGGTTTATGCATTTTACCGTATTTAACACACCCATGCGCGAATTATTTCAGGTAGCTCCCATCAACTTAAGTGTTGCCATTTGGGTCGGTTTTTTAGCTCTATTTGGCATAGCCTCGGACGATGGAGTTATTATGGCAACCTATCTGGATGAAACTAAAAATGAACGTAAAGCTACCAGCATTCCCCAAATCAAGCAGGCTATCATTAAAGGAGCACAAAGAAGAATCCGCCCGGCTCTGATGACCTCGGCAACTACTATCCTTGCACTACTCCCTATCCTAACCTCAACAGGTCGCGGATCAGATATTATGGTTCCTATGGCAATTCCATCATTCGGAGGCATGACCGTAGCAATCCTGACTGTGTTTGTAGTGCCTGTCCTTTACTGCGGGGTTGAGGAAATCAAATTTAGGAGAAAATAG
- a CDS encoding efflux RND transporter periplasmic adaptor subunit codes for MKKFKDIKSSIIPVIAIVLIAFVAGYWFSGNDSTTAEKQLVDEHAGHGLDAEVTETGEVVWTCSMHPQIQLPKPGKCPICFMDLIPLEKGGKSGDEAISLRQISLTAQARKLAGIETSAVQKRNVSVETRMVGKVDYDETRMGTITAWTGGRIDKLYIDYTGSSVRKGQAMASIYSPELLTAQVELIQSVKAKEALRGSSMQIVKDTAARTEKASREKLRLLGLSKSQIADIIKNGKAAEHIILYSPMSGIVLKKDVVEGVYVKTGTPIYTIADLSRVWVFLEAYESDLPWIKMGMQVDFTTEAYPGKSFQGKVTYIDPVVNEKTRTIRIRLEVPNKELKLKPGMFVRAVSQVDKNAVSQLVIPASAPLITGKRAVVYIAVPGKEGVYEGREIVLGPKAGDFYVVKYGLVDGEQVVTNGNFKIDSALQIIAKPSMMNQESGVKTVLDNKGSEHSLPPIFVSKLIHLKKSFDILINSAKADSIDKTRMLYSKFYDSLKAIDSAGLKGDNSLVWKELSMLLTNDAVIGRDAKNALRLKSITDETAKHFKRLDNAFNISNLAKNTGSKVETPETFKIQMGKVYASYSAFTDALATDNMLLAQTHAELMAAELKKIDHGSLSSEPHKIWMDAFKNINDGIDSIRSAKDIVGVRAGLEPLSYGMIDVVDKLGIKSSQPVYEIFCPMAFDFKGAMWLQSDENIRNPYFGETMLQCGEIKRQLKEKE; via the coding sequence ATGAAAAAATTTAAAGACATAAAATCATCAATTATACCGGTCATCGCTATCGTACTGATCGCATTCGTGGCCGGATACTGGTTTTCCGGAAATGACAGTACAACCGCTGAAAAACAGCTTGTAGATGAGCACGCCGGACATGGACTTGATGCCGAAGTAACTGAAACAGGCGAAGTGGTCTGGACCTGTTCCATGCATCCGCAGATTCAGTTGCCGAAACCGGGCAAATGTCCGATTTGTTTTATGGATCTGATCCCGCTTGAAAAAGGCGGAAAATCAGGAGACGAAGCAATCAGCCTTAGGCAGATAAGTTTGACAGCTCAGGCACGTAAACTTGCCGGAATCGAGACCAGTGCTGTTCAAAAAAGAAATGTCAGTGTTGAAACCCGCATGGTGGGAAAGGTTGATTATGATGAAACCCGCATGGGAACCATTACGGCATGGACCGGAGGACGGATAGATAAACTTTACATAGATTACACTGGAAGTTCAGTCCGTAAAGGACAAGCCATGGCTTCCATATACAGTCCCGAACTTCTTACCGCGCAAGTTGAACTTATCCAGTCTGTAAAAGCAAAAGAAGCATTACGCGGAAGTTCTATGCAGATCGTAAAAGACACTGCTGCGCGCACTGAAAAAGCTTCCCGTGAAAAACTCCGCCTACTCGGTCTTTCCAAATCTCAAATTGCAGATATCATAAAAAACGGCAAAGCGGCCGAACACATTATACTTTATTCTCCAATGAGCGGCATTGTTCTGAAAAAAGACGTAGTTGAAGGAGTTTATGTTAAGACAGGAACTCCCATTTACACCATTGCCGACCTCTCAAGAGTCTGGGTCTTTCTTGAAGCGTATGAATCAGACCTGCCATGGATTAAAATGGGAATGCAGGTTGATTTCACGACCGAAGCATACCCCGGCAAATCATTTCAAGGAAAAGTCACTTACATAGATCCGGTTGTTAATGAAAAAACCAGAACGATCAGAATCCGTCTTGAAGTTCCGAACAAGGAATTGAAACTTAAACCCGGCATGTTTGTGCGCGCTGTCAGTCAGGTTGATAAAAATGCAGTATCTCAGCTTGTTATCCCGGCATCAGCTCCGCTCATTACCGGAAAACGTGCTGTAGTCTATATTGCTGTACCCGGCAAAGAAGGAGTTTACGAAGGACGGGAAATAGTACTCGGCCCCAAAGCCGGGGACTTCTACGTGGTAAAATATGGTCTGGTAGATGGTGAGCAAGTTGTTACAAATGGAAATTTCAAGATAGACAGTGCCCTGCAGATTATAGCTAAGCCAAGCATGATGAATCAGGAAAGCGGCGTAAAAACAGTCCTAGACAACAAAGGATCTGAACACTCGCTGCCTCCTATCTTCGTTTCTAAATTAATACACCTGAAAAAAAGTTTTGATATTCTGATTAATTCAGCCAAGGCTGACTCTATCGACAAAACCCGCATGCTCTATTCCAAGTTTTATGACAGCCTTAAAGCTATAGACAGTGCAGGACTCAAAGGAGACAACTCACTTGTCTGGAAAGAGTTATCCATGCTTCTTACTAATGACGCTGTAATTGGTCGCGATGCAAAGAATGCTCTAAGGCTGAAATCAATTACAGATGAAACGGCAAAACATTTTAAACGACTTGATAATGCTTTTAACATATCAAACCTTGCCAAAAACACTGGAAGCAAAGTTGAAACCCCTGAAACTTTCAAAATTCAAATGGGGAAAGTATATGCTTCATACTCAGCTTTCACAGATGCGCTTGCGACAGATAATATGCTTTTGGCGCAAACACACGCAGAGCTGATGGCTGCGGAACTAAAAAAAATAGATCATGGATCTCTCAGCAGTGAACCACATAAAATCTGGATGGACGCCTTCAAAAATATCAATGACGGGATTGATTCCATACGCAGTGCAAAGGATATTGTGGGAGTACGCGCCGGACTGGAACCTCTTTCGTACGGCATGATCGACGTTGTGGACAAACTCGGCATCAAATCGTCTCAGCCTGTCTACGAAATATTCTGCCCTATGGCTTTTGATTTTAAAGGGGCCATGTGGCTGCAAAGCGACGAGAATATTCGAAATCCCTACTTTGGAGAAACCATGCTCCAGTGCGGTGAAATTAAGCGTCAGCTCAAAGAAAAGGAATAG